Proteins from one Hoplias malabaricus isolate fHopMal1 chromosome 2, fHopMal1.hap1, whole genome shotgun sequence genomic window:
- the LOC136677242 gene encoding polymeric immunoglobulin receptor-like: MKTLLIFTFFLISGPVGCFDVIGYPGGSVKIYCKQYEENKNYFCKKGTDECINVETQDTWVHKERLSLIDSPGDLTIIFRNLSLQDSGSYRCGETGGWSHDVELKVKRDPCCSSPRAVTGFLGETLTINCSYPEEIKTDTKFFYKQHGQHFNELIRTGDAQREKYSIFEDRSSKVVSVKIGDVREEDRGVYHCAVWIGAHSGRYYSLFSEIQLQIIVDDDDDDDDNLKVFAILRWTVVQCLDSNPGTGPNVEVLWKCMVPGLIEKSLDPRSRAPDTVYKSLNPNNNQSDSVYQSLNPNTDKPDSVYQSLDPNTNKSVAV, translated from the exons ATGAAGACCCTCCTCATCTTCACCTTCTtcctgatctcag GTCCAGTGGGCTGCTTCGATGTGATTGGCTATCCTGGAGGAAGTGTCAAGATCTACTGTAAACAgtatgaagaaaacaaaaattattTCTGTAAGAAGGGAACAGATGAGTGTATAAATGTAGAAACACAGGACACATGGGTTCATAAAGAGAGACTTTCTCTAATTGATTCTCCTGGAGATCTTACAATAATCTTCAGAAACCTGAGTTTACAGGACTCTGGATCATATCGGTGTGGAGAGACTGGAGGGTGGAGTCATGATGTGGAACTGAAAGTGAAGAGAG ATCCGTGTTGTTCGAGTCCAAGGGCTGTGACTGGTTTTCTGGGAGAGACTCTCACCATCAACTGTTCATATCCAGAGGAGATTAAGACAGATACCAAGTTCTTCTACAAACAGCATGGTCAACATTTTAATGAACTGATCCGTACCGGAGACGCTCAGAGAGAAAAATACTCCATCTTTGAAGACAGAAGCTCTAAAGTTGTCAGTGTGAAAATCGGTGATGTGAGAGAAGAAGATAGAGGAGTTTATCACTGTGCAGTATGGATTGGAGCACACTCAGGCCGTTATTATTCCCTCTTCTCAGAGATCCAGCTGCAGATCATTG ttgatgatgatgatgatgatgatgataacttaaaagtctttgctattttacgctgg ACAGTGGTTCAGTGTTTAGACTCCAATCCAGGAACTGGACCCAATGTGGAAGTGCTGTGGAAGTGTATGGTTCCTGGTTTGATTGAGAAG AGTTTGGATCCCAGAAGCAGAGCACCAGATACAGTCTACAAGAGCCTTAACCCCaacaacaaccaatcagattcagtctACCAGAGTCTAAACCCCAACACCGACAAACCAGATTCAGTCTACCAGAGTCTAGACCCCAACACCAACAAATCAGTTGCAGTCTAA